A single window of Nocardia higoensis DNA harbors:
- a CDS encoding S1 family peptidase — protein sequence MDIESGIPATARCEQVDAAARRFADSATRRADVVRRRQAADSAVVDTAEEIIARADRLLGSGEVPARAVIELGGQDAVGTIRSLERVIGFANELQAVNFLARGTRAAAAVARISRCDRGREIPVGTGSLVSPQLLLTNNHVLPTPAAAASVVVEFRAESGIDNVPDPTARYRLVPEDFFVTDEHLDYTLVRVAPGPDGVAAGVTFGWNPLIAEPGKIVVGEAMNIVGHPMGRLKEISIRNNRLDLQLDEFLHYSSDTEPGNSGSPVFNDQWEIVALHHSGVPKKDDGGRILRKDGTPWRPGDGEDTIDWIANEGVRVSVLLRHLGAGHYDAARRALLDELGPAAHLPGEAALEEAATVAPVAPRLVPTVEGVVRGTRGRSTAFGGRRSLLFLHGRGQQGRDPVDLRRTWTAGLNKGLTLADRPPIDPADVYFPFYGDQLVAGPAASESAAETGSALYERLVAEAADRAGLPSAEDIPAMAEEGLGTVVLSRVRDRLAWIAARSQLDSALIGALFGDVAAYLDDEQVRKSVLATVLADVPADGELILVSHSLGTVVAMDLLTQLPRELDVRLLVTAGSPLGLDAVHRKLLAGGPAWPDRVGEWLNTWYAGDPIAIGCPLRPTWGADLRDLPVENPAERAHDIAEYLAHPEVATVIGGRLADVE from the coding sequence ATGGACATCGAGAGCGGAATTCCGGCCACCGCACGGTGCGAACAGGTGGACGCCGCGGCGCGGCGTTTCGCCGACAGCGCCACCCGCCGTGCGGACGTGGTCCGTCGACGACAAGCCGCGGATTCGGCCGTCGTGGACACCGCCGAAGAGATCATCGCGCGTGCCGATCGCTTGCTCGGCAGCGGCGAGGTGCCCGCGCGGGCGGTGATCGAACTGGGCGGTCAGGACGCGGTGGGCACTATTCGCTCGCTGGAGCGCGTCATCGGTTTCGCCAACGAACTGCAGGCCGTCAATTTCCTGGCGCGCGGCACCCGCGCGGCGGCCGCGGTCGCGCGGATCTCCCGCTGCGACAGGGGACGCGAGATCCCGGTGGGCACCGGCTCGTTGGTGTCGCCGCAACTGTTGCTCACCAACAATCACGTGCTGCCGACGCCCGCGGCCGCCGCGTCGGTGGTGGTGGAGTTCCGCGCGGAATCGGGCATCGACAACGTGCCCGACCCGACCGCGCGCTACCGGCTCGTACCCGAGGATTTCTTCGTCACCGACGAACACCTCGACTACACGCTGGTGCGCGTGGCGCCGGGCCCCGACGGCGTGGCCGCGGGCGTGACGTTCGGCTGGAATCCGTTGATCGCCGAACCGGGCAAGATCGTGGTCGGTGAGGCGATGAACATCGTCGGCCATCCCATGGGACGGCTCAAGGAGATCTCGATCCGGAACAATCGGCTCGATCTGCAACTGGACGAATTCCTGCACTACAGCTCCGATACCGAGCCGGGGAATTCGGGCTCGCCGGTGTTCAACGATCAGTGGGAGATCGTCGCCCTGCACCACTCCGGCGTCCCGAAGAAGGACGACGGCGGCCGGATCCTGCGCAAGGACGGCACGCCGTGGCGCCCCGGTGACGGCGAGGACACCATCGACTGGATCGCCAACGAAGGGGTCCGGGTGAGCGTGCTGCTGCGACATCTGGGAGCCGGGCACTACGACGCGGCTCGCCGCGCACTGCTCGACGAACTCGGCCCCGCGGCGCACCTGCCGGGCGAGGCCGCCCTCGAGGAGGCGGCGACCGTCGCACCCGTCGCGCCGCGACTCGTGCCGACGGTCGAGGGAGTCGTGCGCGGGACCCGGGGCCGCTCCACCGCGTTCGGCGGGCGCCGCAGCCTGCTGTTCCTGCACGGCCGCGGGCAGCAGGGCCGTGACCCGGTCGATCTGCGTCGCACCTGGACGGCCGGACTGAACAAGGGGCTGACACTGGCCGACCGCCCGCCGATCGATCCCGCCGACGTGTATTTCCCCTTTTACGGCGACCAGTTGGTCGCGGGCCCGGCCGCGTCCGAATCGGCCGCGGAGACCGGTTCGGCGCTCTACGAACGCCTGGTCGCGGAGGCCGCCGACCGTGCCGGGTTGCCCAGCGCCGAGGACATTCCCGCGATGGCCGAGGAGGGGCTCGGCACGGTCGTGCTGAGCCGGGTACGTGACCGGCTCGCCTGGATCGCCGCGCGCAGCCAACTCGACTCGGCGCTGATCGGGGCGCTGTTCGGGGACGTCGCCGCCTACCTCGACGACGAACAGGTGCGCAAGAGCGTGCTGGCCACCGTCCTCGCCGACGTGCCCGCCGACGGGGAACTGATTCTGGTCAGCCACAGTCTCGGCACAGTCGTCGCGATGGATCTCCTCACCCAGTTGCCGCGCGAACTCGACGTCCGTCTGCTGGTCACCGCGGGCAGTCCGCTCGGTCTGGACGCGGTCCACCGCAAACTCCTCGCCGGTGGCCCCGCCTGGCCCGATCGCGTCGGGGAGTGGCTCAACACCTGGTATGCCGGTGACCCGATCGCCATCGGTTGCCCACTCCGACCGACCTGGGGCGCGGACCTGCGCGACCTGCCCGTCGAGAACCCGGCGGAGCGGGCGCACGATATCGCCGAATATCTCGCTCATCCCGAGGTGGCCACGGTCATCGGCGGCCGACTGGCCGATGTCGAGTAG
- a CDS encoding trypsin-like serine peptidase gives MNNDLKLQGHTPLSSAGTLVENAEQPPDTGSGPGAVTAAGDIEDIGGYVLSGTAAESGFADTTELSGLPDIAWASYGAPSVPVDERIIGADDRVQVTDTTSYPWRAHASLLITAADGSQWVGTGWFLGPHTLGTAGHVVFINNSGVPGRDGWVQSIRVIPGRNGAQQPFGSVVASGGAFRSVTGWTLNGDQNFDYGAIVLATDLGNQTGWLGFGVYNDATLRAATANVAGYPADKPAGTQWYHASRVSAVNEQKVFYETDTVGGQSGSAVYRLVDGDRQAFAIHAYGGSTANSGTRINTSVFNNLLAWRA, from the coding sequence ATGAACAACGACCTGAAACTCCAGGGCCACACCCCGTTGTCGAGTGCGGGGACCCTCGTGGAGAACGCCGAGCAGCCACCGGACACCGGCTCGGGCCCCGGAGCCGTCACGGCTGCGGGCGATATCGAAGACATCGGCGGCTACGTACTGTCCGGCACCGCGGCGGAGAGCGGGTTCGCCGACACCACAGAGCTTTCCGGGCTCCCCGATATCGCCTGGGCCTCCTACGGCGCACCGTCGGTGCCGGTGGACGAGCGCATCATCGGCGCCGACGATCGCGTCCAGGTGACCGACACCACGAGCTATCCGTGGCGGGCCCACGCCTCGCTGCTGATCACCGCGGCCGACGGTTCCCAGTGGGTCGGCACCGGATGGTTCCTCGGCCCGCACACTCTCGGCACCGCGGGGCACGTGGTCTTCATCAACAACAGCGGCGTTCCCGGTCGTGACGGGTGGGTGCAGTCGATCCGGGTGATCCCCGGTCGCAACGGCGCCCAGCAGCCCTTCGGCTCGGTCGTCGCCTCGGGGGGTGCGTTCCGTTCGGTGACCGGCTGGACGCTCAACGGCGATCAGAATTTCGACTACGGCGCCATCGTGCTCGCGACCGACCTCGGCAATCAGACAGGATGGCTCGGATTCGGTGTGTACAACGACGCGACCCTGCGGGCCGCGACGGCGAATGTCGCCGGATATCCGGCGGACAAACCCGCGGGTACCCAGTGGTATCACGCCTCCCGGGTCTCGGCGGTCAACGAACAGAAGGTGTTCTACGAGACGGACACGGTGGGTGGGCAGAGCGGCAGCGCGGTGTACCGGCTCGTCGACGGAGACCGGCAGGCCTTCGCCATCCA